In the Diospyros lotus cultivar Yz01 chromosome 13, ASM1463336v1, whole genome shotgun sequence genome, ATATTTGGTTTTACTGACAATGATTGGGCAGGTTGTTTGGATGATAGAAAGAACACTTTCGGTTATGTTTTCTCCCTTGGTTTAGGTGCTATTTCATGGAGTTTAAAGAAGTAAGAAATTATAGCCCTATCATCTTCAGAAGCTGAATATGTTGCTGCAACGGCATCAGCTTGTCAAGCAATTTGGCTAAGGAGATTATTGACTGATCTTTTTCAAGAGCAAGTAGCTGCAACAgaaattttttgtgacaatAGAGCAACTATTGCAATGACAAAGAACCCAACATTTCATAACAAGCCAAAACACGTTGACATCTGATATCATTACATTCATAATCTGGCTGCAAGCAAAGAAATAGTCTTGAAGCATTATGGCACAAATGAACAAGTGGCAGATGTTCTCGCAGTCTCCTCCAAGTGTCCAGCATGATTAATTCAAGTTGCAAATGGGAGTAATAAATTTTGAAGCAAGGGGAAGTGTTGAGTAGTGCTCCAAAATCAGCAGACGTGGTTCCATTTTTAGGATAGTTGGTTTCTTGtgttaattattgattttttgttaaGATTCATTGAGTTAGTGgtccattatctttaattatttacttaaaattaagagtgtttgttACTAAGCCTATATAATAGGCTGTTGTTATTGCTTTCAATGATAAGCGAGATTGACACAAGGCCTAACTGGTCTGACCCACTTCccctattttttaaatttccaagatattTGCCCAcagataattcaatttttaatggaaaacatttttataaaataaataaataagagaaagcACAATGTCTACTTTGGACATTACAGCTAGTAGATTTCTCAGTTGACAATCCATTCCGAATCACCATCTTCTCGAAGGCGGACGTTGAGCCTTCTAAGCCAGACGGAGTGCAGAATCATGTGAAAAACATCAAATCGCTTCGGCGGCAAGTTCACCTCGAAATGACGCCGCACTTGCAGGCCCCGCCGCTGCAGCCTTATGTACTGCGACTGGGAAATCCCCGCCAGAATCCTCTTCAGCGCTGGAATATCCCTCACCGGAATCTCCACCGAGAACGATTTCCAGTTGAGAACGTCGCTGAAGGGAGCGACGTAGTGGTCCTTGATGAGCACCGGCACGCAGCCCATGTAGAGTGCCTCCACCATGCGGGGGCTGGCCACCTCGTAGCCGCTGGCGCAGATGCAGAAGCGGCTCTTGCGCATCATGCCGCGGTAGGAGACGCCCTTGGGCAGGTACTTGTGGACTTGGATGTCCGCGTCTTTGTTCTCCCAGTGTTCAAGGAGGATCGGGCGGATGGGGCCGTGGACGCCGCCGGCGAAGAAGGCCAGGATGGGACGCCGGGAGGGAGAAGGGCCTCCGAGCAGCTGCTTCGTGGTGCCGTCCGGGAGGAGGATCTCCGGGAAGGAGACGTCTTTCTTGGGCTGGAATCCTTCGGAGGTGTTGGCGTTGCAGAGCGCCCGGATGGAGTTTTTGTAGAGGTGAGGGATGGCCTTGGAGAGCTCCGGCCCCTGCAAAACAGTGTCCACCTTTACCAGTTTCTTCAAGCCTAATGCCAAACCaacaaattcatttaatttggttggattccattcaatttcattttaaagAGTGGTTTAAGGTAAATTGTTAAATAAGGGATCGTATTTTAATACTgcagtattttaaaaaaataaataaataagttattatatttttggattaaaatcaatttaatcatTGTAAGTATAATTCATACTATACTTTTTAAATTcattgttttattaaattttttaagaaagaCATACCACACAATATATATCACACCAAACTGAGACCTCGTTGTCCCCAAAACTACCATCTACCATCTATGTTAAGGTTAAAATCAGGtggttaaataaattttttaatccaCTGAATTAGTGAAATGTTCACCTCTAGGCTCTAGTTGGGGAATAATTCAAAGTTGAAACAATGGCTTACCCAGTCATGGCAGGCGAGCATCAAGTGATCGGCGCCGAGGCTCCGGTTCCAAAACGGGTATCTTTCGGCCACGAGATTGATGTAATCTCTCACCGTATGTTTCATCGGCGACCAGTCGTGAGAATCCCCGACATAGACGTAACGGACGAGCGACGTCACGCTGAACGGCAGGAAGAACACGTGGGCCTTGTTGGGATCTCCGGTTCGGAACCCGCTCACCTCTATTCTGTGGATGAAGTTTCCTTCCATGGCGTATATGCTCCGGCACGGCCCGTTATGAAACAGCGGCGGCTCTCCTTCTTCGTACACGAATACCTTCAACTGCTTCTCCATTTCCAAGTAGCTCCTGGGGTtgcagagagaagaagaaattaaagtaaTTCGAAAAGCCATAATTCATGTAAAATATCGGGTAATATATAATTACCTGTGGAAGGAAGCGGGATTCCAGTACATTGGGCCTCTGGGGACAAAGTCGGGATCTTGGGTTTGGTTCCCGTTGCTTGAAGCTTCTCTAATGGCGGCCCGAGCTCGGCCGAGGCCGGCTTCAAGCTTCATTAAGTTGGTCTGTTTTCGTCGACCTAATCTCGCCGGCGCCATGGGAGGAGCTGGAGATTCATTTACAGAAGGAACTACAGTAGGGGCTCCATTTATGCTAGTATTGGATTTGGAGCTCTCTTCACGATTCTCCTCAACCTGTCGATCAACAATTAGTAGATTGTACAATATAGaacagagagaaaattaaaagaaaaaattatgtccattttctctcttattgACTTCAGTTGTATCTTGTATGGtgtatattttctaattttctgggGAAATAAATCTAATTGCatcagataaaaaaaaagaacattttcaaggtatttttttttttcaaaaatcccaACAGGATTTTCGTTTTCCGGAGAATTCACCCAGAAATAAATggagaggaaaggaaaagaaaagaaaatattttcaattctgGGTAGataattttatagcaattgACTGAAGCTCCTTTCCTTCGGAATAATCGCAGGATTATCAGAAGGAAACTGATACGCATCTTTATTTCCAAATACACGCAAGCACAAAGAGATGGAGAGActaagagagagggggggggggggggggggggagagcggcaaaaaggaaaagaaaagaaaagagaaaaaagaaagtccATATATAGACAGAACGGACAAAGATACAGCCgcagagagagaaaatgatcTTACAGCTGCGATCGGTGGAGAGATTTGAATAACTTCAATGGCAAGCGGTGGAGAAGACGACCGATTAAGAACGCCGAACTCGTACGACACAGCCTCTTCTCCATCAGCTAACCTCGAATGCCAACCCAAATGCGCCACCTCCGACGAAACGGAACTGTTTTCGCCGGAAAACACAGCGGGAGAAGAAGCATAAGAAGAAATAACAGAACTCCACGCCCGTGGATAGCGGTCCAAATCAAGAACCCAATTCGAGGTATTTGGACCCAGTAAAACCACAACCCCAAAAAACACCACCAGTGGGACTATCAGCCACAAAAGCTTGGAAGACGATGATGGTCGCCATGAACACAACCTTTTCTCTTCCatctcctccctctctctctctctatacatcTAGAATCAATTGGGCTCCTTCTGATGGGTTTGCGGGTGGGTTTGGATTcgctttctcttctcttttatcGGGAAAAGTAAAGCGGGAAAGAGCGTTTGGGAGATGGTGAGCGCAACAATTGGTGAGAAATGGTTGCTTCACCAGGCCAGGCGTCTTATCCCTCTCTCCTCTGTTTCTGAGCTTTCATGCAAAATATaccaaataattgaaaaaacgGCAACCATGTTGGCAGTAATTATTATTCCGATTCTGCCCCTTCGGAAATCTTCAATCCACCGATGATGTCATAAATACCCACATTTCACTGGCTACCTCTCAACGCGTCGACAATCTTACCCCAAGCTACTCGCTGCATCCGACAGCCACGTGCCCCGTTCGGTGCCACGTTGGCGTAGTGTTCCGGTAGCATTTGGACGCGAGTGGGTTTGAGAGGTTCTTAATGGCCCGAATTTCAATTTAtcgattatttatttattactttatttcaATGTGATCTCGAAATAATTACCAACTTTCTAAGCTAAATTTCACACGAAACTCTTGCTTATGTAACTTATCTATGAACTAAGCTAAATTTCACACGCTATAACTGCGAACTaaattgcatttattatttttacttttttaaaaataatataattccTTTTAAATCTTATAAACGTGAATTACTTAAATcaccttttattaatttttaaaatattcttatctccactattattataaaataacaaaaatatta is a window encoding:
- the LOC127787988 gene encoding probable glycosyltransferase At5g03795 translates to MYREREREEMEEKRLCSWRPSSSSKLLWLIVPLVVFFGVVVLLGPNTSNWVLDLDRYPRAWSSVISSYASSPAVFSGENSSVSSEVAHLGWHSRLADGEEAVSYEFGVLNRSSSPPLAIEVIQISPPIAAVEENREESSKSNTSINGAPTVVPSVNESPAPPMAPARLGRRKQTNLMKLEAGLGRARAAIREASSNGNQTQDPDFVPRGPMYWNPASFHRSYLEMEKQLKVFVYEEGEPPLFHNGPCRSIYAMEGNFIHRIEVSGFRTGDPNKAHVFFLPFSVTSLVRYVYVGDSHDWSPMKHTVRDYINLVAERYPFWNRSLGADHLMLACHDWGPELSKAIPHLYKNSIRALCNANTSEGFQPKKDVSFPEILLPDGTTKQLLGGPSPSRRPILAFFAGGVHGPIRPILLEHWENKDADIQVHKYLPKGVSYRGMMRKSRFCICASGYEVASPRMVEALYMGCVPVLIKDHYVAPFSDVLNWKSFSVEIPVRDIPALKRILAGISQSQYIRLQRRGLQVRRHFEVNLPPKRFDVFHMILHSVWLRRLNVRLREDGDSEWIVN